The proteins below are encoded in one region of Ferruginibacter lapsinanis:
- a CDS encoding DUF6044 family protein, whose protein sequence is MTFFNNNFKAYLFLSFCALLYFFPFFITGKNTIFPIVDNLDCYYVWNKIAAQPQYAWANPSAIIAEYMNGLPRFTLINSYSLFFFLNIFFSAFYAATIHIILIHTIACFAMYAFAVKYLTRGNIIAAIVAAIVFGFREYIYAYGLSLALLPLLAMVFINFINNKQSTKDWLFLLIYPFLSNFQSVGIFILGLWFVLSVYFIIAKKLPVAKFFLALMSMGLLYYANNYPTLNNLLFDSYFISHRKAFAVNSIAQRMGNILTTEEPHNLDFYLTFIFDRKIFVLCGFILYKMYKSKHESFKLFLFITVAMIFFQCQFIILDSAALKYLQEKVLLFRMYHFNKLFVFELFFQAMAYAIIVAYLLSVFKTKWAGIAVILLMLPFVVRLSLFWKPIIGLQWQTKARPYQGYYSPDLFEQIKQRIALPVNKYKVASFGIQPAVASYNGLYTVDGYINNYPLTYRNQFREVIQEDLALINKQFKFSEFDTRGHFCYLQTVDLIKNGNMQIPIDKLNPISVPQEVHWNFAALRSLGCNYIISSIEIKTNQVELIDRLENHFYKLYLYKI, encoded by the coding sequence ATGACCTTTTTCAATAATAATTTTAAAGCATATCTTTTTTTGAGCTTCTGTGCTTTACTTTATTTTTTCCCATTTTTTATCACCGGAAAAAATACCATTTTCCCAATCGTCGATAATCTGGATTGTTATTATGTATGGAATAAAATAGCAGCTCAACCTCAGTATGCCTGGGCTAACCCTTCTGCAATTATTGCTGAATATATGAATGGTCTACCGAGATTCACTTTGATAAACAGCTACTCATTATTCTTTTTTCTGAACATTTTTTTCTCCGCCTTTTATGCTGCTACTATTCATATAATATTGATTCATACGATCGCTTGTTTTGCGATGTATGCATTTGCAGTTAAATATCTGACCAGAGGAAATATTATTGCTGCCATCGTTGCCGCCATCGTTTTTGGATTTAGAGAATATATATATGCCTACGGCCTTAGCCTTGCGTTGCTCCCCTTGTTGGCAATGGTATTCATCAATTTTATTAACAATAAACAATCGACTAAAGATTGGCTCTTTTTATTGATCTACCCGTTCTTATCCAATTTTCAATCTGTAGGTATTTTCATCTTAGGACTTTGGTTCGTTTTATCAGTTTATTTTATCATTGCAAAGAAACTGCCTGTTGCTAAATTTTTTCTTGCACTGATGAGTATGGGGTTATTGTATTATGCAAATAATTATCCAACTTTAAATAATTTGCTGTTTGATAGTTACTTTATCTCCCACAGAAAAGCATTTGCAGTTAACAGTATTGCTCAACGTATGGGAAATATCTTAACTACCGAAGAACCTCACAATCTAGATTTTTACCTGACATTCATCTTCGACAGAAAGATCTTTGTTCTTTGCGGATTCATTCTTTACAAAATGTATAAGTCGAAACATGAAAGTTTTAAGTTATTCCTTTTTATCACTGTAGCAATGATTTTTTTTCAATGCCAATTTATTATTTTAGATAGTGCTGCTTTAAAATATTTACAGGAAAAAGTATTGCTTTTCAGAATGTATCATTTTAATAAATTATTTGTCTTCGAACTTTTTTTTCAGGCAATGGCTTATGCTATTATTGTGGCTTACCTGTTATCTGTATTTAAAACTAAATGGGCTGGGATTGCGGTTATTTTATTGATGCTGCCTTTTGTTGTAAGACTTTCATTATTCTGGAAACCAATCATTGGATTGCAGTGGCAAACAAAAGCCAGGCCATATCAAGGATATTATTCCCCTGACCTGTTTGAGCAGATTAAACAACGCATTGCTTTACCTGTAAATAAATATAAAGTTGCATCATTTGGAATACAACCTGCTGTTGCCTCTTACAATGGCTTATATACTGTTGATGGATATATTAATAATTATCCGCTGACGTATAGAAATCAATTCAGAGAGGTCATACAAGAGGATCTTGCTTTGATCAATAAACAATTCAAGTTTAGTGAATTTGACACCAGAGGACATTTTTGTTATTTGCAAACTGTTGATCTGATTAAAAACGGCAACATGCAAATTCCAATTGACAAGCTAAATCCAATTAGTGTTCCGCAGGAGGTTCATTGGAATTTTGCAGCATTAAGATCTTTAGGTTGCAACTACATTATTTCTTCGATTGAAATTAAAACCAATCAGGTTGAATTGATCGATCGATTAGAAAATCATTTTTACAAACTTTATTTATACAAAATATAG